One window of the Pseudofrankia sp. DC12 genome contains the following:
- the pstB gene encoding phosphate ABC transporter ATP-binding protein PstB, whose protein sequence is MATRIDIQGIDIFYGKFKAVSQVALTIEPKNVTAFIGPSGCGKSTVLRTLNRMHEVIPGARVEGKVLLDGEDLYGPGVDPVNVRRRVGMVFQRPNPFPTMSIYENVIAGLKLNGVRKKALLDERVEESLRGANLWDEVKDRLGRPGAGLSGGQQQRLCIARAIAVEPEVLLMDEPCSALDPISTLAIEDLIQKLKNSYTIVIVTHNMQQASRVSDATAFFSLEATGQPGKLIEYDKTTKIFSNPTEKRTEDYISGRFG, encoded by the coding sequence ATGGCGACCCGAATCGATATCCAGGGCATCGACATCTTCTACGGCAAGTTCAAGGCCGTGTCGCAGGTCGCGCTCACCATCGAGCCGAAGAACGTCACCGCGTTCATCGGCCCGTCCGGCTGCGGCAAGTCGACCGTGCTGCGCACCCTGAACCGGATGCACGAGGTCATCCCGGGCGCTCGCGTCGAGGGCAAGGTCCTGCTCGACGGCGAGGACCTGTACGGCCCCGGGGTCGACCCGGTGAACGTGCGTCGCCGGGTCGGCATGGTCTTCCAGCGGCCGAACCCGTTCCCGACCATGTCGATCTACGAGAACGTGATCGCCGGGCTGAAGCTCAACGGCGTCCGCAAGAAGGCGCTGCTCGACGAGCGGGTCGAGGAGTCGCTGCGCGGCGCGAACCTCTGGGACGAGGTCAAGGACCGCCTCGGCCGGCCGGGCGCCGGCCTTTCGGGCGGCCAGCAGCAACGGCTGTGCATCGCGCGCGCCATCGCGGTCGAGCCCGAGGTGCTGCTCATGGACGAGCCGTGCTCCGCGCTCGACCCGATCTCGACCCTCGCGATCGAGGACCTCATCCAGAAGCTGAAGAACAGCTACACGATCGTGATCGTCACCCACAACATGCAGCAGGCGTCCCGGGTGAGCGACGCGACCGCGTTCTTCTCGCTGGAGGCGACCGGCCAGCCCGGCAAGCTGATCGAGTACGACAAGACCACCAAGATCTTCAGCAACCCGACGGAGAAGCGGACCGAGGACTACATCTCCGGACGGTTCGGCTGA
- the pstS gene encoding phosphate ABC transporter substrate-binding protein PstS, producing the protein MKVGKRQSAAAGIAVAALLGVAACGSDNNSDNASGSTPSAAGTSAATISCATGSVSGSGSSAQKNAMDQWVKDYTAKCSGAQIQYASVGSGAGRNAFIAKQVDFAGSDSALADPQKAQADAVCTGGSAIDIPTVAGPITLIYNLSGVSTLKLSPSLVAKIFSGTITKWDDPAIKAENSGVSLPSTPIQAIHRSDSSGTTDNFSKFMHGAAPADYPTDHSSDWKAPGGQGAKGSDGVTSVVKSTAGAIGYVEQSYADNAGLPTAEIKNANGEYVKPSTAAASKGLSSATVADGNDLKVTFDYSAKVAGAYPIYLISYEIVCTAGQDPAKAGLVKSFLTYATSDAGQSSIVDVGYAPLPSSLATKVRGVIATLP; encoded by the coding sequence GTGAAGGTAGGCAAGCGTCAGTCCGCCGCTGCCGGCATCGCCGTCGCGGCGCTGCTCGGGGTCGCGGCTTGTGGCTCGGACAACAACAGCGACAACGCCAGCGGCTCGACTCCGTCGGCCGCCGGCACGTCGGCCGCGACGATCAGCTGCGCCACCGGGAGCGTCAGCGGCTCGGGTTCGTCGGCGCAGAAGAACGCCATGGACCAGTGGGTCAAGGACTACACGGCGAAGTGCTCCGGCGCGCAGATCCAGTACGCGTCGGTCGGCTCCGGCGCGGGCCGTAACGCCTTCATCGCCAAGCAGGTCGACTTCGCTGGCTCCGACTCGGCGCTCGCGGACCCGCAGAAGGCCCAGGCGGACGCCGTCTGCACCGGCGGCTCGGCCATCGACATCCCGACCGTCGCCGGCCCGATCACCCTGATCTACAACCTGTCCGGCGTCTCGACGCTGAAGCTGTCGCCGTCGCTGGTCGCCAAGATCTTCTCCGGCACGATCACCAAGTGGGACGACCCGGCGATCAAGGCCGAGAACAGCGGCGTCTCCCTGCCCAGCACCCCGATCCAGGCCATCCACCGGTCGGACAGCTCGGGCACCACCGACAACTTCTCGAAGTTCATGCACGGTGCGGCTCCGGCTGACTACCCGACCGACCACAGCTCGGACTGGAAGGCCCCGGGCGGCCAGGGCGCCAAGGGCAGCGACGGCGTCACCTCCGTCGTGAAGTCGACCGCGGGCGCCATCGGCTACGTCGAGCAGTCCTACGCGGACAACGCGGGCCTGCCGACCGCCGAGATCAAGAACGCGAACGGCGAGTACGTCAAGCCCAGCACGGCCGCGGCGTCGAAGGGCCTGTCGAGCGCCACGGTGGCCGACGGCAACGACCTCAAGGTCACCTTCGACTACTCGGCCAAGGTCGCCGGCGCGTACCCGATCTACCTGATCTCCTACGAGATCGTCTGCACCGCGGGTCAGGACCCGGCGAAGGCCGGCCTGGTGAAGTCCTTCCTCACCTACGCCACCTCCGACGCGGGCCAGTCCTCGATCGTCGACGTGGGCTACGCTCCGCTCCCCTCCTCGCTGGCCACCAAGGTCCGCGGGGTCATCGCCACCCTCCCGTAA
- the pstA gene encoding phosphate ABC transporter permease PstA produces MTTATAEAPAGAPSDDHLHLKGNQLPAYVLPAVAVGAIAVALVLYFATSIQGKVQTGLIAILLYGIGQTIASTLVEGGRRAVDRFARTIIFGTLLLALVPLVAVLVQVLVKGASRLDISFLTHSMAGISARDAGGGVYAALIGTLEQIGLASLISIPFGVLVAVYLVEYGRRNRLSRTISFFVDVLTGLPSIVAGLFIFAFYILLLHQHQTGFAGSLALVILMIPTVVRSTEEMLKLVPNELREASFALGIERWRTIMKVVIPTALPGIVTGVMLAISRVAGETAPLLLTIFGNDYINSNPFVGHQSSLPIFIFTEATKPQASAIARAWAGALTLIILIMLLNLIARLVSRRAKA; encoded by the coding sequence GTGACCACTGCGACCGCAGAGGCGCCGGCCGGCGCCCCGTCCGACGACCATCTGCACCTCAAGGGCAACCAGCTTCCGGCGTACGTGCTGCCGGCGGTCGCCGTCGGCGCGATCGCCGTCGCCCTGGTGCTGTACTTCGCCACGTCGATCCAGGGCAAGGTCCAGACCGGGCTGATCGCGATTCTGCTCTACGGGATCGGTCAGACGATCGCCTCCACTCTGGTGGAGGGCGGCCGCCGCGCCGTCGACCGGTTCGCGCGGACCATCATCTTCGGCACCCTGCTGCTGGCGCTCGTCCCGCTGGTCGCGGTTCTGGTCCAGGTGCTCGTCAAGGGCGCCAGCCGGCTGGACATCAGCTTCCTCACCCACTCGATGGCGGGGATCAGTGCCCGTGACGCCGGCGGTGGGGTCTACGCGGCGCTGATCGGAACGCTCGAGCAGATCGGCCTTGCCAGCCTGATCTCCATCCCGTTCGGCGTGCTCGTCGCGGTCTACCTGGTCGAGTACGGCCGGCGGAACCGGCTGAGCCGGACGATCAGCTTCTTCGTCGACGTGCTGACCGGCCTGCCGTCAATCGTCGCCGGCCTGTTCATCTTCGCCTTCTACATCCTGCTGCTGCACCAGCACCAGACGGGATTCGCGGGCTCGCTCGCCCTGGTCATCCTGATGATCCCGACGGTGGTCCGCTCGACCGAGGAAATGCTCAAGCTCGTCCCGAACGAGCTGCGTGAGGCGAGCTTCGCCCTCGGGATCGAGCGGTGGCGGACGATTATGAAGGTCGTCATCCCGACCGCCCTGCCCGGCATTGTGACCGGCGTCATGCTGGCCATCTCCCGGGTGGCCGGCGAGACGGCGCCGCTGCTCCTTACGATCTTCGGCAACGACTACATCAACTCCAACCCGTTCGTGGGTCACCAGTCGTCGCTGCCGATCTTCATCTTCACCGAGGCCACCAAGCCGCAGGCGTCCGCGATTGCCCGTGCCTGGGCCGGCGCGCTCACGCTGATCATCCTGATCATGCTGCTCAACCTCATCGCCCGGCTCGTGTCGCGCCGGGCCAAGGCCTGA
- a CDS encoding PstC family ABC transporter permease, with the protein MTTEPAIEPGGPAGPGGPEGIEPHPPITPEGGKAKVSLADSLFKNLTRACGVGLLVLIAAIAVFLVVQATGALGANKGDFFTTKTWNPNDIPPVFGIAALLSGTVITAAIAMLLAVPVGVGIALCITNYAPRRVADPIAYVVDLLAAVPSVVYGLWGLVILVPHMVGVESWMNQYLLWFPWPELAGAIIGFVVQRLVGRGTSGSFATTGGVLGLLVGIVAGIAKAPDNIGIFNTHGAGTVGRGIFVASVVLAVMILPTIAAISREVFRQVPTAHKEAALALGATRWEMIRTAVLPYGQPGVISGAMLGLGRAMGETIAVALVLPASFNIPWRVLTPAGNTIAANIANAYGEANDNGRGALIASGLVLFIVTMIVNMAARAVIARRAEFSGSAT; encoded by the coding sequence ATGACGACAGAGCCGGCCATCGAGCCGGGCGGTCCTGCTGGGCCGGGGGGGCCTGAAGGCATCGAGCCACATCCTCCCATCACACCCGAGGGCGGCAAGGCGAAGGTCAGCCTCGCCGACTCGCTGTTCAAGAACCTGACCCGGGCCTGCGGCGTTGGGCTGCTAGTTCTCATCGCAGCCATCGCCGTTTTTCTCGTTGTGCAGGCCACCGGCGCGCTGGGCGCGAACAAGGGCGACTTCTTCACCACGAAGACCTGGAACCCGAACGACATCCCGCCGGTCTTCGGCATCGCCGCGCTGCTGTCCGGAACGGTCATCACCGCGGCCATCGCGATGCTCCTCGCCGTGCCGGTGGGGGTCGGCATCGCGCTCTGCATCACGAACTACGCGCCGCGCCGGGTCGCCGACCCGATCGCCTACGTTGTGGACCTGCTCGCCGCGGTGCCCAGCGTCGTCTACGGGCTGTGGGGCCTGGTCATCCTCGTGCCACACATGGTCGGCGTCGAGTCCTGGATGAACCAGTACCTGCTCTGGTTCCCCTGGCCCGAGCTCGCCGGCGCGATCATCGGCTTCGTCGTCCAGCGTCTCGTGGGCCGCGGGACCTCCGGCTCGTTCGCCACGACGGGCGGCGTCCTCGGCCTCCTCGTCGGCATCGTCGCCGGCATCGCCAAGGCGCCGGACAACATCGGCATCTTCAACACGCACGGTGCGGGCACCGTCGGCCGAGGCATCTTCGTCGCCAGCGTGGTGCTGGCCGTGATGATCCTTCCCACGATCGCCGCCATCTCGCGTGAGGTGTTCCGGCAGGTGCCGACGGCTCACAAGGAGGCGGCGCTCGCCCTTGGTGCCACCCGCTGGGAGATGATCCGTACCGCGGTGCTGCCCTACGGCCAGCCCGGCGTGATCAGCGGTGCGATGCTCGGCCTCGGCCGCGCGATGGGCGAGACGATCGCGGTCGCCCTGGTGCTGCCCGCATCGTTCAACATCCCGTGGCGCGTCCTGACGCCGGCCGGAAACACGATCGCCGCGAACATCGCGAACGCGTACGGCGAGGCGAACGACAACGGTCGCGGCGCCCTGATCGCCTCCGGTCTGGTGCTGTTCATCGTCACCATGATCGTCAACATGGCGGCTCGCGCGGTCATCGCCCGGCGCGCCGAGTTCTCCGGGAGCGCCACGTGA
- the proS gene encoding proline--tRNA ligase has protein sequence MAVLTLRSDDFPRWYQDVIAKAELADNGPVRGSMVIRPYGYSLWERMQADVDARIKAAGAVNAYFPLFIPESYLRREAEHVEGFSPELAVVTHGGGKELEEPVVVRPTSETVIGEYMAKWTQSYRDLPLLLNQWANVVRWELRPRLFLRTSEFLWQEGHTAHADQADAAAYARRIALEVYQDFMVSVLAMPVFVGRKTRKERFAGAINTLTCEGMMGDGKALQMATSHELGQNFARAFDIDYLGADGARHLAWTTSWGSSTRMVGGLIMAHGDDAGLRVPPRLAPTQVVVLPVRDDEKVVAAATQVLDALKAAGVRVALDARPGLSFGRRVTDWELKGVPVRVEAGPRDLAVGNVTLARRDTGEKVTVPLAEAAARVPALLDDVQSGLYQQALALRDSRTADVTSLADAIEAAATGFARLPWRLVGDEGEARLAAESLTVRCIQNPDGTYPTGTDDIDDLVCLVARAY, from the coding sequence GTGGCCGTACTGACGCTTCGTTCCGACGACTTCCCCCGCTGGTACCAGGACGTGATCGCCAAGGCCGAGCTGGCCGACAACGGTCCGGTCCGGGGGTCGATGGTGATCCGACCGTACGGCTACTCGCTCTGGGAGCGGATGCAGGCCGACGTCGACGCCCGGATCAAGGCGGCCGGCGCCGTCAACGCGTACTTCCCGCTGTTCATCCCGGAGAGCTACCTACGCCGGGAGGCCGAGCACGTCGAGGGGTTCAGCCCGGAGCTCGCGGTCGTCACCCATGGCGGTGGCAAGGAGCTGGAGGAGCCGGTCGTCGTCCGGCCGACCAGTGAGACGGTCATCGGCGAGTACATGGCGAAGTGGACCCAGAGCTACCGCGATCTGCCGCTGCTGCTCAACCAGTGGGCGAACGTCGTCCGCTGGGAGCTGCGGCCGCGGCTTTTCCTGCGCACCAGCGAGTTCCTCTGGCAGGAGGGCCACACCGCACACGCCGACCAGGCCGACGCCGCCGCCTACGCCCGGCGGATCGCACTGGAGGTCTACCAGGACTTCATGGTCTCCGTGCTGGCCATGCCCGTCTTCGTCGGGCGCAAGACCCGCAAGGAGCGCTTCGCCGGCGCGATCAACACCCTCACCTGCGAGGGCATGATGGGCGACGGCAAGGCGCTGCAGATGGCCACCAGCCACGAGCTCGGCCAGAACTTCGCCCGTGCCTTCGACATCGACTACCTCGGTGCCGACGGCGCCCGTCACCTGGCCTGGACGACCTCGTGGGGCTCGTCGACCCGGATGGTCGGCGGCCTGATCATGGCCCACGGCGACGACGCGGGCCTGCGCGTCCCGCCGCGGCTGGCCCCGACCCAGGTCGTCGTCCTGCCGGTCCGCGACGACGAGAAGGTCGTGGCGGCCGCCACCCAGGTCCTCGACGCGCTGAAGGCCGCCGGGGTGCGGGTCGCGCTGGACGCCCGGCCGGGGCTGTCGTTCGGCCGCCGGGTCACCGACTGGGAGCTCAAGGGCGTGCCGGTCCGCGTCGAGGCCGGTCCGCGCGACCTGGCGGTCGGCAACGTCACCCTGGCCCGCCGCGACACCGGGGAGAAGGTCACCGTCCCGCTCGCCGAGGCGGCGGCCCGCGTCCCGGCGCTGCTCGACGACGTCCAGTCCGGCCTCTACCAGCAGGCGCTCGCTCTGCGCGACTCCCGGACCGCCGATGTCACCTCGCTCGCGGACGCGATCGAAGCGGCTGCCACCGGCTTCGCCCGGCTGCCCTGGCGCCTGGTCGGCGACGAGGGCGAGGCCCGCCTCGCCGCCGAGTCCCTGACCGTGCGCTGCATCCAGAACCCCGACGGCACCTACCCCACCGGCACGGATGACATCGACGACCTCGTCTGCCTGGTCGCCCGCGCCTACTGA